A segment of the Corylus avellana chromosome ca2, CavTom2PMs-1.0 genome:
ACCTTCCTCACTctagaatctctctctctctctctctttctctcaaggATTGTGGTTGTTGGGATGCATGGGTGAAGAACATAGTTTGAAGGTCGTAGtgtatgtatttataggcataggTGAAGTAGATAAAGTTAAATGATGTTGCTAATAagttaaatttgtttttcagGTACCATCGAACGTTCGTTCGCTAGGGCTAACCTCGAACGTTCCAAAGAATCATTGAACGTCCGAGTCTAGGATTAGCTTCAAACCTTCACTaggattttgaattttttatttctaggCTTTTCGGAAAATTTGGTTTATGGTACTTGTTgaattcatttttaaataataattaaaaatcactagtgttgatttttataaaacatgattaaaatagatagaaaaatgctagatgtactaatttttttaccaaaatatcAGTATCAAGATGACgtggagcttattcattggaaaagatcaaaacaattaataaagaaaaatactacGAGTACCAATGAATAAACTTCACATCATCTTGGTATCCAtcttttagtaaaaaaaattcagtacccctaacatttcttAAACGgataattatgatttttattttattttattattttggtataTTACAATGGGTGAGGGGTGTGGTCGGGCCACCCCAAGCTTCTGTCTGGGTGCCCGGCCACCCCCTCTTAACGGGTCAAGATCAAGTGACCAACCACCTTCAGATGTGATTTGGCTGCTCCTTAActtcttttgtattctttttagTACTTAATCAAGTGGCTTAATCCAAATTGATTAGGTAGTGAAGGGTCATAAGTCCCCCTATTGGGTACCTAGGCGTCCCACTAACTTCTTCTGGACTAAGAAAAGTCGATTGCAATGGCATGTCAACACATAGAAGTTGGGCAAGTCGAATTGGCCAAACTCAAATggctaagttttttttttttaattgccatTTGTGTCTCTATTCATTAGTCCTCTTTATTCATTATCAAACAAGTTGAGCCATGGGATAGAAAGTTGCTTAGGATAAAATTTATCTTCCCAAAAAGAGAGGATTTGGAATCAAAGATATGACTTGTGCGATAAGGTTATCCTCAAACACCTTTGCATCGGAAGTTGTATTTTAAGTGAAACTACTTGAtctctttaaaatttatttatttttttaattattttttaaaatttaaaaactcttaatttagtgtatcatactttaaaaaaaaatttgtaatgccACCCTTAATGTTTAACTTTAAGGTTAAGTCAGACAAAGCATAAGTGAATTCTCTACATAGTGGATGGtaaatttgtttatttcttaTATGGAGTCTGAAGGTAAATTATAAATAAGAGTTAGAGATGAGTAAAAGATAGAAATcaaatatttctcaattttaaaattcttttatgCGTCGGTAttcataattttgaaaaattaatgatagaaataattttttattatatttttcaccCATCTCCATGCAATGAATAAGTAAATTCATTATTAAGTTTGTGAATTTACAAAAGGGATGATTGGAAGATGGAATGGACAAAGATGAGTAGCATGACtcattttaaaaacaataaaatagatttttttttttcaaaaaaaaaaagaaaagaaaaggacaaaCTTCATAAAGATTCATGCGTGTTGAAAATACtactccaaagtttaaaaattctcaatttcacctcTTAAACTTTTAGTTTAATGTATAGTCTACTCACTCTGTTAGGGCTTGGCGTTAAAATAGATGAAACAATCTTTATACccctgaaacttttataaaattttaaatttactcataatttcatattaaaaaaaaatggaaagttaagggtattttggtatttttaatagCATCCGTTAAGATTTAAGGAGatgaaatagaaaaattttaaattttaagagtcTTCTCAAACTGCCTAAAAGTGAGGAGTAGAGATTCACGGCAGCCAAGCATCagacatttacaatttttttaaaaaaaaaattaaagaagataaatattaaaggggaattaaaatttgagatattagtACTAAATTTAAGACGTTAGCACCAAATTTATGATGATTGAATCCCTTTtaggtgataccatccctaaaagGTTAACTTTCTAtccctaaattttaattttgaatttaaaaacaagttttgaggcattataaactaaatattaattcataaaaatttaactaacaaaaaaaaaaaaaaaatacgaaatgagagaagagagtgagatttttaagatttttttttttttttaataaagtcatGTCAGATTTGGCAGACACTTGCCTACACTTGACAGCCAAATAACAGGACTCCAAAGTgagattttaaatttgaagagtctTTATAAAGCCTTTATAAAGACCGCCTAATGAAGCCTTTATAAAgttaacccaaaataaaaaaaataaaaacagccaACGAACCCTAAAAGTCAGGTGAAGGTCCTACCGGCAATTCCTCGCATCGCTTTTCAACCTGGTGAAGGGTAGCGCTCCCACCTACCTACATCATCCGCTTATAAATTTGGCTCCTCCTCCTTCAGCTTCATTCAAATCCCTCACCTTCTCCGACTTTCTTTTCATACATTTTTCCTGTTTCCGTCTGATTTACCTTCAAAATCTCTAAGTTTGGAATTTCAATCTTTTATCAGAAATGGCTTCAAGCTACACCACATTCTTCACCCACCATTAATATAGATCTCGAACATCCTAGACGCACTCGGCCCGCGGATCCAAGCAACAGATGTAGAGCATGGTGGATACGCTTGCCTCCAAGGGGCCAAACAAAATGCTGTATCCTCCTAACGGTGGAATCGGCGGTTTTGGGAGAAGGTTGTGAAAGATCGCGAGCAAAACTCATTACCTGCAGTTTGTTAGGATAAagtattatgttttttttttttattaagtcgGCGagttattaatattaatttgttatatatatagttttttttaaaaaaactttttatatttaacaAGCTAATATCAATAACTTGccgatttaataaaaaaaaaaaccataactACCATATCTTGATGGGATGGACAATAACCTAATTATGCTAATAAAGTAGGTAGCGAGTTTTACCCAGCATCTTTCacatttttttcccccaaaaatcctgtaattattattatttttttaatctttaaactagttatatatttttgtttttaatgggaGTATGAGGATACTAgtgctttattttcttttgttatatatatatatatatatataaagcttctATTTTTTGAGCATTTCATATGTGTTTATGTTGTGGGATTTCTCTAGGAATGTATGTAATTTTAAAGCACTTTGTTTATCTTTATTGTCTTTGTCCGTAAATCTCCGGATATTCACTCGCAAACAAAGTGCCACGCCACAAAACATTGAACTTTATTGCAATTTTGGAAAGAGGAATGTTCAGTATTCTCTTTGtcttaagtgaatattattattattattattatttaaaagttatttttatattctaatggttgatttatatgagaatatgggcaaaatataagaaaaatattgatccttagcatttctttaaaaaaaatggttaaatacaaATCTAGTACATGTAGcttgcaccaaaatcaaatagttacttgaattttcaaaaatatcataaatggtATATGTGGTAAGCAAATAAGCGCACTTGGTACCTCCGTTAAGATTCCGTTAGGTTTTTTAACGAAATACCACATCATCCTTACACGTGGGCACCACATTGCGTGGTACCTAGGTTTTTAGATGccacgtcatttaaaaaaaaaaaccaaaaaagaaaaagaaaagaaaggatagCTGGGTTGCCGAACCATCCTATAAGGGTGGCCGGCTACCCCATTTTGATGCTAAAATGACcctaaaaagccaaaaaaaaaaaaaaaggaaaaaaacgtttaaagtgagcccaaaaaaaGCCTAATTCTCAAAATTGGCCCAAAAGGCCCAACTTGTAAAATGTGGTTAGTGGATGcggtttgtaaattttattaacTGCctaggcagttacggttagtggttttagccactaaccgccaaccgtaaccgtcttttcacccctattAACAATTTTTCCCTCAACATGACGTTCCCGCAACTCGAACCTATGACTTTGGCTCTGACACcaattagtttttaaatgaaatggtcaAAGACCCGATCCAACACATAGCTTGGTTGTTGCCTGGTGGGTGAGTtcaacatcaatttttttttttaaaaaaaattaaataaataaacaagggTATTTTGGCTTTTTTGTTAGGCTCtaacaaaaaaatcctaataaaggtataatattgcaaatttttaaagtcgaatacattaaatttagagtttttgaactttatgagGATGATTGTAAAAGTACTGAAAGTTGTCCATTATATCTAGCTTGAACCCGCATGTGGTCTCACATATTTAATTGTGAATTTGCTCATCTCATGTACGGAGATAAATTattgacacaaatttcttccaaattggtctgaagaaaatttccttcaacctactataataagaattaggatcctctcaattttattttagttatattggaggagtatttttgttccctcaaaaaatgaaaagataaaaatactcctataatataactaacgagatattatctaattccttctaataagtgataagtgtcattcaacatgtttgggtttttcaaaaattaatgtttgagttcCTAGATTAgtggaatgacaataaatgactgttaaaatattaaaaaaaaaaacatgtgagagatgacaTTTGCTACTGGATCTAGcttacatactgttattttaataacaactgTGTATGCTGTAGTGTAAGCAACGATTAAGATTGAATttcaaagttgacttactttgaaaagtttttaataagagagagaaaatgaagaaatattttgagAGATTCAATCTGGACTATTGCTTAAATTATAACATACATGCTGTTTAAAATAACAGTAGTACTAGGTTAGAGGAAATTTcttccaagaaaaaaataaaaaattaattccaaCACCCTACTAACCCTAAATCATGTGAAAGTCCTGCCGGCAATTCCTCGCATCAATGCTTCACGCCTGCTTTTCAACCTGGTGAAGGGTAGCGCTCCCACCTATCTACATGATCCGCTTATAAATTTGGCTCCTCCTCCTTCAGCTTCATTCAAATCCCTCATCTTCTCCGACTTTCTTTTCATACATTTTTCCTGTGTCCGTCTGATTTACCTTCAAAATCTCTAAGTTTCGAATTTCAATCTTTTAGCAGCAATGGCTTGAAGCTACACCACATTCCTCACCCGCCATTAATAAGTCTTTCTCGCCAGCTTTCATTTCTCCCTTATCAAACCTGTTGAAGAACAAACCCATCATCAGAAAAACCATCACAGAGCTGTAGCCTTCACTTGTATGGACTCGCTTCAAATCACCATGGGAAGAAGATGCCCTACCGGTTTTGGTTAGCCCTTTGTTAGGGTCAAGTCTGTCGTAGGAAGCTTTTACTGTTTGgtagttatgtttttttttttttattatatcgGAGAGTTATTGacattaatttgttatatatatagtttaaaaaaaaaaaaactttttatatataacaagTTAATGTCAATAACTTGCCgatataataaaaagaaaaacataactACCAAACAATTTCAAGCTTGATATGATGGACATTAGCCTACCAAGTAATAACAGCAGCAAGCAGAGGATAAATCTTGAACAAGCATtagattaatattattatttttaaaagtatttcaattagttatatatttttggttttaatgGGAGTGTGacgtttgttttgttttttttaaggaagCTTGTATCTTTGAAGCGTTTCATTTGTATTAATGTTGTGGTACTTTCACCTGGTTCTGCTGTTTgtctctttgttttttcttctattatCCAACAGTTGCAAGATGAAAATAACAACTCAAGAAATGAAGCCAAAAACAGAGAGCAATGCTTTGATTTCTAGTGATAACTATATGGCTTTAAATAAGTGATCTTCGAAACAtggttaattaaattttaaagcaCGAGGTCACTTTCATCTTAGGGCTGGTAAAATGGATTGGCTTGTTGGGTACGGGTTGACCTACCAACCCGAGAAGAGTAAAACCGAATATAACACGtctaattaaattggtcaaatcCTTAAACCCGAACACGACCTGCGGGTGACCAGATATAACCTGCTTAACCCGTTTATAAACAGATTGACCTGTTTGATCCATTTAGACCCAAACAAGACATGTTTAACCTATTTGATCTAAcccaacacgacccgttttGACCCAAACATGACACATTTGACCATGTTGAACCCGTTTGACCCGTTTCAACATATAGTTattatataaagaaatttatataatttcataaatggGTTAGGCGGGTCAACCCATTTATTAAACAGGTCAAGTGGGTCAAAATTGTTTATGACCCAAACTCTAGCCCTCTAATTTCATGTCGAGTTCGCTAGTCGTGTTAAAAATTGACGACCGTACTTTCATCGTCTTCATTTGTGAGTTAAACAACGCAAATTGCGGGCCtaaatttaaaacaataataaaattatcaacTAAATATGACGATTGAGACAAGTTAATTTAAAATAGTaaagaaataacaaaagaaaaaaaaaaaaaaaaaggtaacggATTTATTTAAGAAAGTACTTTAAACTAGAAGCATAATTCATTTAAGGCTTCTATTTGTTTTAGTTTCcgtattttttggtatttagtgtgaccgaaaataatagtcaaatttaagGTATAATGTCAATGTATCAAgacttttttttggtaatataatggttaataaaaaatgtatttaagtGATTCGAAAATTTGATGAAACTAATGTCATATATGTGTACGGTGTTAAATGTAATGGTTAAAACCTTGAAGAGAGTTCTAAACTCCATGAGTGTAAACTGAAATACCAAAATTTCTCATGTTAGTTTTTCAAACCATAAAAATCTTCAACCTCTGCCAGTCAGGTAGATCATCACTAGTCACTAGAGTTTTGGGTTACAACGACTCAACGAGCAAGTTCATTTGTGGAGGATATTCCGTAGAAGAAGACCAGAGTTCTAACCCTTCAACCGGAGGCAAACTAGTTGTTAGTTGGGGTTGCAAGCATGTGTCTttattgcaaaggttttgtaaatATAGTTTAGTTGTAACAAACTGTTATTCTATAGTGGAAGTTTTTGTGGGATTTGCTGAGCTCgagagtggttttctttttgaataaTTCTTTAAACATTTCTAGtttgtcaccaaaatctttatgttctttttgttttatttttgtttgaattgagGTTGTTAGATTCTTAAAATTGTAAATGTTGCTTATGAACACCTATTCACCCCCTCTAGGTGTTAGTTTGGGGTCAATTTTAATCATAGCCACAGACCATTGTTTGGCCTGCTTTATCCTCTACCTCTCTTTGTTGCCAATCAACCTTTCCCACCTTCTATCATACTTCTTAGGCTACTCTCTCTATTTCACATTCTGAACTTGAATATGCCGAACCCCTAATTGACGATATTGTTGCATATCGTTGCCAATACATACTAAATCGATCGTTGGTGACTCTTAGGGAGTCAGTGTCTCAATCTCTCTGCCTCTTACAGTTGGATATGATCTCTTTCATCATGTATGTgtagttgtagtttttcttcaatgttgATGACTCGTTATGCTTGTTTGATATGGGTTTTCTCACGACCAAGTTTGAGTTATTCTTACAACTAAGTAACTTGATCGGTTTCATCGGTCCGAAAACTAACTTCCTACCAACTAAAGGGGGTCAATTCGATTCAGTAACTAACCCCCTTGATTGGTTGATTAGCCGGCAACCAAAATCGACTATTGATGGCGGTTAGTCAACCAGCCAGAGAAAGTCAAGGCTCAACCCTAGTTAGAAATAATTAGGGGTAAGTATAATGCTAGCTCTCTAAAGAAAGCCCATGAAATAGCCCTCAAATTCTCAAGTTTTGGATCACAAGTCACAACCCTAAGCccaaagggttttttttttttttttttttttttcaaagccaAAGTTGTTTGAATTACTAGTAAAACAGCAACATAgaatgagataaaaaaataaaaaataaaaaaaatcaagaggagAAAGGTGGAGAACTGAAAGCCATCATCCACCAAATAATCTCCCCCCTTCACAGCCACCCCGACCACCACCTACCCTGCtacccaacaacaacaaaaagtcTCTTTCAACTTTCATAGTCTCTTGCAAAAAGACCAATCCGACAAGCACACACACAAAACCACACcaaaaccaaccaaccaaccaaaagGAGATAGATTGAATTCGTAGAAGTAAGGAAGAAAGAAACTCATGAGATAGAAGAGAAGAAAcagaacaaaacaaacccaaacACACATTTCTCTTGTTTCTCATCTCCACTCAAAAATGGCCTCCTCCTTATCCCTCTCCCCCTCGTTCTCCTCCCTGCGCCACCACACCTCCAGCCCTCTTATCCAACGCACCCCACAACCCCTTTACCTACGCACCCACTCCCGCAAATCCATCTCCATCAGAGCCCTCTCCGCTCCAGTCCTCACGCAAGACGACCTCAAGAAGCTCGCCGCCGACAAGGCCGTGGAGTATGTCAAGCCCGGCATGGTCCTCGGCCTCGGTACCGGCTCCACCGCCGCCTTCGTCGTTGCCAAGCTCGGCCACCTCCTCCAGACCGGCCAGCTATCTAACATCGTCGGAATCCCCACCTCGAAACGCACCGAGGAGCAAGCCCGCCAACTGGGTATCCCTCTCTCGGTCCTCGACGACCACCCGCGCCTTGACCTCGCCATCGACGGCGCGGACGAGGTCGACCCGGATCTCAACCTCGTCAAAGGCCGCGGCGGAGCGCTCTTGCGGGAGAAAATGGTGGAAGCCGCCTCGGAGAAGTTCGTGGTCGTGGCGGACGACACGAAGCTGGTGAAGGGACTCGGTGGAAGTGGGTTAGCAATGCCGGTCGAGGTGGTGCAGTTTTGCTGGAAGTACAACCTGATAAGGCTGCAGGAGTTGTTCAAGGAAGAAGGGGTTGAGGCAAAGCTGAGATTGGGTGAGAATGAGAAGCCCTATGTAACTGATAATTCCAATTACATAGTGGACTTGTATTTCAAGACGCCGATAAAGGACGCCTTGGCGGCCGGGAAGGAGATTTCGGCTTTCGAAGGGGTTGTGGAACATGGGTTGTTCTTGAATATGGCCACCGCGGTCATTATTGCCGGAAAGAATGGTGTGGAGGTGACGACTA
Coding sequences within it:
- the LOC132170921 gene encoding probable ribose-5-phosphate isomerase 3, chloroplastic, whose product is MASSLSLSPSFSSLRHHTSSPLIQRTPQPLYLRTHSRKSISIRALSAPVLTQDDLKKLAADKAVEYVKPGMVLGLGTGSTAAFVVAKLGHLLQTGQLSNIVGIPTSKRTEEQARQLGIPLSVLDDHPRLDLAIDGADEVDPDLNLVKGRGGALLREKMVEAASEKFVVVADDTKLVKGLGGSGLAMPVEVVQFCWKYNLIRLQELFKEEGVEAKLRLGENEKPYVTDNSNYIVDLYFKTPIKDALAAGKEISAFEGVVEHGLFLNMATAVIIAGKNGVEVTTK